In Halapricum desulfuricans, a single window of DNA contains:
- a CDS encoding tRNA(Ile)(2)-agmatinylcytidine synthase has translation MTVVGLDDTDSRTRGMCTTYVAARLAERLRSGGDAVERTVLVRLNPAIEHKTRGNAALAVHTDADPDRALEAVNAEIGLAETDDPRTNPGAVVAGTNPDAVPGAVAEFARAAIRTRHDIADARELIERHDFATLSRGNGRGLIGALAVVGAWRAFGEWTYESISYRERDRWGTEREVDRESVFAAADDAYPDAWDTVDRVEGQAVCVPHTPCPILYGIRGDDPKVVESVADRIESEPVARRRLFVTNQGTDAHLAPATIEEATDGRAYCVDGTVVDGPETRPGGHVFLTIGDGEQRLECAAFEPTKRFRDRVRALRTGDELTVCGEVSDGTLKLEKFAVRDLRKTELTTPDCPECGRSMESAGRGQGYRCRECGTSADGKVRRPIDRDLEVGWYEVPPVARRHIAKPLVRGGFDGPVHPER, from the coding sequence GTGACTGTCGTCGGTCTGGACGATACCGACTCCCGAACGCGGGGAATGTGTACGACGTACGTCGCCGCCCGGCTCGCCGAGCGACTGCGATCGGGCGGCGACGCCGTCGAGCGGACGGTACTCGTTCGGCTGAACCCCGCGATCGAGCACAAGACGCGGGGTAACGCCGCGCTGGCGGTCCATACCGACGCTGACCCGGATCGCGCACTCGAAGCTGTCAATGCGGAGATCGGACTGGCCGAAACCGACGATCCGCGGACCAATCCGGGCGCCGTCGTCGCCGGGACCAATCCGGACGCCGTGCCCGGGGCTGTAGCCGAGTTTGCCCGCGCAGCGATCCGGACGCGTCACGACATCGCGGACGCCCGCGAACTGATCGAGCGCCACGACTTCGCCACGCTGTCGCGCGGGAACGGTCGCGGGCTGATCGGCGCGCTGGCGGTGGTCGGGGCCTGGCGCGCGTTCGGAGAGTGGACCTACGAGTCGATCAGCTACCGCGAGCGCGACCGGTGGGGGACCGAACGCGAGGTCGACCGTGAGTCGGTGTTCGCGGCCGCCGACGACGCCTACCCCGACGCCTGGGACACCGTCGATCGAGTCGAGGGACAGGCTGTCTGTGTCCCGCATACGCCGTGTCCGATCCTCTACGGAATCCGGGGCGACGACCCGAAGGTCGTCGAGTCGGTGGCCGACCGTATCGAGAGCGAACCGGTCGCACGCCGTCGGCTGTTCGTGACCAACCAGGGGACCGATGCCCATCTCGCGCCGGCGACGATCGAAGAAGCGACAGACGGACGCGCCTACTGTGTCGACGGGACGGTCGTCGACGGGCCGGAGACCCGTCCCGGCGGGCACGTGTTCCTGACGATCGGTGACGGCGAACAGCGACTGGAGTGTGCCGCCTTCGAGCCGACCAAGCGTTTCCGCGACCGGGTGCGCGCGCTCAGAACCGGCGACGAACTGACGGTCTGTGGTGAAGTCAGCGACGGGACGCTCAAACTCGAGAAGTTCGCTGTGCGCGATCTCCGCAAGACCGAACTGACGACGCCGGACTGTCCGGAGTGTGGTCGATCGATGGAGAGCGCCGGTCGGGGACAGGGCTATCGGTGTCGAGAATGCGGGACGAGCGCCGACGGGAAAGTCCGGCGGCCGATCGACCGCGATCTTGAGGTCGGGTGGTACGAGGTCCCGCCGGTTGCGAGACGACACATTGCGAAGCCGCTGGTCCGAGGCGGATTCGACGGGCCCGTCCATCCTGAGCGGTGA
- a CDS encoding ATP-binding cassette domain-containing protein yields MSHETDRAIEMDGVEVVYGDGTRAVDGVSLSVPRGEFFGFLGPNGAGKTTTIKTLATLLRPTSGSIRVNGFDVEADPQQVRETIGYMAQETSVITEMTARENLRFACDAYGVPSGERDDRIAELLELVDLADVADKRAEGFSGGMKKRLDAAMSLVHRPSLVFLDEPTTGLDPKARNRLWEYFEAINDRGTTIFLTTQYLEEADQLCGRLSVILDGEIVAEGSPADLKREVGGEILDVELDDGPGARERAADLVREDGLFPDEPAVERTGDGISVTSRAARQHGPDLLVALRDAGITVTGFNVRSPTLDDVFLAITGQHVEDESSDAQASEETPPEATAATDGGSR; encoded by the coding sequence ATGAGCCACGAGACGGATCGCGCGATCGAGATGGACGGAGTCGAAGTCGTCTACGGCGACGGGACGAGAGCGGTCGACGGCGTCTCGCTGTCGGTTCCTCGCGGGGAGTTTTTCGGGTTTCTGGGACCCAACGGGGCCGGGAAGACGACAACGATCAAGACGCTGGCGACGCTGTTGCGGCCGACGTCGGGATCGATCCGGGTCAACGGGTTCGACGTCGAGGCCGACCCACAGCAGGTCCGGGAGACGATCGGGTACATGGCCCAGGAGACGAGCGTCATCACCGAGATGACGGCCCGCGAGAACCTGCGGTTCGCCTGCGACGCCTACGGCGTGCCCAGCGGCGAGCGCGACGACCGGATCGCGGAGTTGCTCGAGCTGGTCGATCTGGCCGACGTCGCGGACAAGCGAGCCGAGGGGTTCTCGGGCGGGATGAAGAAACGGCTCGACGCCGCGATGTCGCTGGTCCACCGCCCGTCGCTGGTCTTCCTGGACGAGCCGACCACCGGGCTGGACCCCAAAGCGCGCAACCGGCTGTGGGAGTACTTCGAGGCGATCAACGATCGGGGGACGACGATCTTCCTGACCACGCAGTACCTCGAAGAGGCCGATCAGCTCTGTGGCCGACTCTCGGTCATTCTGGACGGCGAGATCGTCGCGGAGGGGTCGCCCGCGGATCTCAAGCGCGAGGTCGGCGGCGAGATCCTCGACGTCGAGCTCGACGACGGCCCGGGCGCGAGAGAACGCGCCGCCGACCTCGTCCGCGAAGACGGGCTGTTCCCGGACGAGCCGGCCGTCGAGCGCACCGGTGACGGAATCTCGGTCACCTCGCGGGCGGCCCGCCAGCACGGTCCAGATCTGCTGGTCGCGCTCAGGGACGCGGGGATCACCGTCACCGGGTTCAACGTCCGCTCGCCCACGCTCGACGACGTGTTCCTCGCGATCACCGGCCAGCACGTCGAGGACGAGTCGTCGGACGCTCAGGCCAGCGAGGAGACACCACCGGAAGCGACCGCAGCGACGGACGGGGGGAGCCGATGA
- a CDS encoding DUF7563 family protein — protein sequence MPECQNCGSFVTAAYARVFTPNGIENPRVCPQCEDKIRDGADVREARSTRRG from the coding sequence ATGCCGGAATGCCAGAACTGTGGCTCATTTGTAACGGCAGCCTACGCGCGTGTTTTCACGCCGAACGGGATCGAAAATCCGAGAGTGTGCCCGCAATGTGAGGACAAGATCCGTGACGGTGCGGACGTTCGCGAAGCCCGCTCGACGCGTCGCGGATAA
- a CDS encoding DUF7090 family protein has product MEYTLAIENAPETIPGGTGILLVHPSTGETDRIDTEFLGTDTDHMLIVSTRTSAREVEQKLEHYAVDESKATILDTLSVERGYTRRQADHIRYVTAPDNLEEVVEKTRQFLEETEGKRRISVDSVTEMAYYADEDSAREAVEDLLALLVEYDAVGLFHLAEGVHDEEVLKGYRDLFDGTIDLTQDGTVYTSF; this is encoded by the coding sequence ATGGAGTACACGCTGGCGATCGAGAACGCGCCGGAGACGATCCCGGGCGGGACCGGGATTTTGCTCGTCCACCCGAGCACCGGCGAGACCGATCGGATCGACACGGAGTTTCTCGGCACCGACACCGACCACATGCTGATCGTCTCGACGCGGACGAGCGCCCGGGAAGTCGAGCAGAAACTCGAACACTACGCCGTCGACGAATCGAAGGCGACGATCCTCGACACGCTGTCGGTCGAGCGAGGCTACACCCGTCGCCAGGCCGACCACATCAGGTACGTCACTGCGCCGGACAACCTCGAGGAGGTCGTCGAAAAGACCCGACAGTTCCTCGAAGAGACCGAGGGCAAGCGCCGGATCTCGGTCGATTCGGTCACCGAGATGGCCTACTACGCCGACGAGGACAGCGCCCGCGAGGCCGTCGAGGACCTGCTCGCTCTGCTCGTCGAATACGACGCCGTGGGGCTGTTCCACCTCGCCGAGGGAGTCCACGACGAGGAGGTACTCAAAGGCTACCGCGACCTGTTCGACGGTACGATTGACCTTACACAGGACGGTACTGTTTATACGTCATTCTGA
- a CDS encoding ABC transporter permease: MSTETTDAEVARTSNTFLSDVWTNFMRWNINAVRNPFVVVSSLLQPIIFLFLFTQVFGNVAGEALSGPISYETYLVPAIVVQIALIVASSSGIGLVDDIESGVFQKTLVTPMSRTAVFVGKTLSELIRIVVQVVIVLGLGVLLGAEISSGLGGALAIVGVAVLFSLWFLAFSNVVALLTRDQESTIIAANMIQLPLLFVSSAFLPVDSMPEWVQVVATYNPITYGVDAARAIMLDADVMTVWNVTAFSGIWNTLVPALGVLLVLDLVFGAAAVYTITRATSADVK; encoded by the coding sequence ATGAGTACCGAGACGACCGACGCCGAGGTCGCTCGAACCTCGAACACGTTTCTCAGTGACGTCTGGACGAACTTCATGCGGTGGAACATCAACGCCGTTCGCAACCCCTTCGTCGTGGTCTCCTCGCTGTTGCAGCCGATCATCTTCCTGTTTCTGTTCACGCAGGTGTTCGGCAACGTCGCCGGCGAGGCCCTGTCGGGTCCGATCAGCTACGAGACCTACCTCGTGCCGGCGATCGTCGTCCAGATCGCGCTGATCGTCGCCTCGTCGTCCGGGATCGGGCTGGTCGACGACATCGAGAGCGGCGTCTTCCAGAAGACGCTGGTCACGCCGATGAGCCGGACCGCGGTCTTCGTGGGCAAGACCCTCTCGGAGCTGATCCGGATCGTCGTCCAGGTCGTGATCGTGCTCGGGTTGGGCGTGCTCCTCGGCGCGGAGATCTCGTCCGGACTGGGCGGCGCGCTGGCGATCGTCGGCGTCGCGGTCCTGTTCTCGCTGTGGTTTCTGGCGTTTTCGAACGTCGTCGCGCTGCTCACCCGCGATCAGGAGTCGACGATCATCGCCGCGAACATGATCCAGTTGCCGCTGCTTTTCGTCTCCAGTGCCTTCCTGCCGGTGGACTCGATGCCCGAGTGGGTGCAGGTCGTCGCGACCTACAACCCGATCACCTACGGCGTCGACGCAGCGCGCGCCATCATGCTCGACGCCGACGTCATGACCGTCTGGAACGTCACGGCCTTCAGCGGGATCTGGAACACGCTCGTTCCCGCTCTCGGCGTGCTGCTCGTGCTCGATCTGGTCTTCGGCGCCGCCGCCGTGTACACGATCACTCGCGCGACGAGCGCGGACGTGAAGTAG
- the glmU gene encoding bifunctional sugar-1-phosphate nucleotidylyltransferase/acetyltransferase, with amino-acid sequence MVDTAVVLAAGEGTRLRPLTRNRPKPMLPAANRPILEHVLDALVDAGARQIVIVVGYKRDRVQDHFGPTYRDVPITYARQDKQLGTGHALLQAREHVEGSMLVVNGDGLIDATLVEDVCAAFDRGDGEPTLAVLEGPDARQYGAVTLQGEFIQEIIEKPQTDEYRLINAGIYAFDDDIFEAVDETPRTDGELALTDTLARELERRRVRGVETDGLWVDASYPWDLLVVASETLRHGLADEPERDDRVWVDETAIVHEDATLQPPVVIGPDCEIGPGAVVGPHSALGRNVTIGANATVSNTVLDVDTRVEVGSTLLDTVTGQNVRLGPGSVVSGGPADVRVGNEIFEDETLGAVIADRVRAEGNVGFAPGSLVGPNAHLDTGVTVDGQVRESVEVRR; translated from the coding sequence ATGGTCGATACCGCCGTCGTGCTGGCCGCCGGCGAAGGGACGCGGTTGCGGCCGCTCACGCGCAACCGCCCCAAGCCGATGCTGCCCGCTGCGAACCGTCCGATCCTCGAGCACGTACTCGACGCGCTCGTCGATGCGGGAGCGAGACAGATCGTCATCGTCGTCGGGTACAAGCGCGACCGCGTGCAGGATCACTTCGGGCCGACGTATCGTGACGTTCCGATCACCTACGCCCGCCAGGACAAGCAACTCGGGACGGGTCACGCGCTGTTGCAGGCACGCGAACACGTCGAGGGATCGATGCTCGTCGTCAACGGGGACGGTCTCATCGACGCGACGCTCGTTGAGGACGTCTGTGCCGCCTTCGATCGCGGGGACGGCGAGCCGACGCTGGCGGTACTGGAGGGGCCGGACGCCCGCCAGTACGGGGCAGTCACTCTCCAGGGGGAGTTCATTCAGGAGATCATCGAGAAACCGCAGACCGACGAGTACCGGTTGATCAACGCCGGTATCTACGCCTTCGACGACGACATCTTCGAGGCAGTCGACGAGACGCCCCGAACGGACGGCGAACTCGCACTGACGGACACGCTGGCGCGCGAACTCGAACGGCGACGAGTCCGGGGCGTCGAGACCGACGGCCTGTGGGTCGACGCCTCCTATCCGTGGGACCTGCTCGTCGTCGCGTCGGAGACTCTCAGGCACGGACTGGCTGACGAACCCGAACGCGACGATCGCGTCTGGGTCGACGAGACGGCGATCGTCCACGAGGACGCGACGCTCCAGCCGCCGGTCGTGATCGGCCCGGACTGTGAGATCGGTCCCGGTGCCGTCGTCGGCCCCCACAGCGCGCTCGGGCGCAACGTCACGATCGGTGCGAACGCGACAGTCTCGAACACCGTGCTGGACGTGGACACGCGCGTCGAAGTCGGCTCGACGCTGCTGGATACGGTCACCGGCCAGAACGTCCGACTCGGTCCGGGGTCCGTCGTCTCCGGCGGCCCGGCCGACGTCCGGGTCGGCAACGAAATCTTCGAGGACGAGACACTGGGGGCCGTGATCGCGGACCGGGTCAGAGCCGAGGGTAACGTCGGGTTCGCGCCCGGATCACTCGTCGGACCGAACGCCCATCTCGACACCGGCGTGACGGTCGACGGACAGGTTCGCGAGAGCGTGGAGGTGCGTCGCTGA
- the glmM gene encoding phosphoglucosamine mutase, which translates to MFGTSGVRGPVGETITAELALSVGRALALDSERVVVGRDPRGSGELLADALAAGLRESGTDVIDLGVAATPTIARAVAWLDADAGVAITASHNPATDNGIKLWQPTGQAFDDAMQATIADRVEAGETDLRPWDDLGTIETADLRRRHVDAIADAVEIDDPPSVVVDLGNGAGAVSVEALQALGCDVQTLNAQPDGSFPGRPSEPTAENCDALTRLLEASDADLGIAHDGDADRMRAVTGDGEFIPGDVLLALLAREAAEPGQRVAVPVDTSIAVDDHLAEIDVSVTRTRVGDVYVAERVTESEVAFGGEPSGAWIWPEATLCPDGPLAAAKLAALAAERPLEARVADVDTYPIRRESIEVAQKRAVMDRVEATVTESYDDVTTLDGVRVSFDDGWFLIRASGTQPLVRVTAEARDAEQTRAYLSSATSLVGDARDETTGEKSRR; encoded by the coding sequence ATGTTCGGAACGAGCGGCGTCCGCGGCCCTGTCGGCGAGACGATCACTGCGGAGCTGGCGCTGTCGGTCGGTCGGGCCCTGGCGCTGGACAGCGAGCGAGTCGTCGTCGGGCGCGACCCGCGCGGGAGCGGGGAACTGCTGGCCGATGCGCTCGCTGCGGGGCTTCGAGAGTCGGGGACGGACGTGATCGACCTCGGCGTGGCCGCGACGCCGACCATCGCCCGTGCGGTCGCGTGGCTGGATGCCGATGCCGGCGTCGCAATTACCGCCAGTCACAACCCCGCCACCGACAACGGGATCAAACTCTGGCAACCCACGGGCCAGGCGTTCGACGACGCCATGCAGGCGACGATCGCCGACCGCGTCGAGGCCGGCGAGACGGACCTTCGCCCGTGGGACGACCTCGGGACGATCGAGACGGCCGACCTGCGACGGCGACACGTCGACGCGATCGCCGACGCCGTCGAGATCGACGATCCGCCGTCGGTCGTGGTGGACCTGGGCAACGGGGCCGGCGCAGTCAGCGTCGAGGCGCTACAGGCGCTTGGCTGTGACGTCCAGACGCTCAACGCCCAGCCCGACGGCTCGTTCCCGGGCCGTCCGAGCGAGCCGACCGCCGAGAACTGCGACGCCCTGACTCGACTCCTCGAGGCGAGTGACGCCGACCTCGGGATCGCACACGACGGCGACGCCGACCGAATGCGGGCGGTGACCGGCGACGGCGAGTTTATCCCTGGCGACGTACTCCTGGCGCTGCTCGCCCGCGAGGCGGCCGAACCAGGCCAGCGCGTCGCCGTCCCCGTCGACACGAGCATCGCCGTCGACGACCATCTGGCCGAGATCGACGTCTCGGTCACCCGAACGCGAGTGGGTGACGTCTACGTCGCCGAGCGAGTCACCGAGTCCGAGGTAGCCTTCGGCGGCGAACCGTCGGGCGCATGGATCTGGCCGGAAGCGACGCTGTGTCCCGACGGGCCGCTGGCGGCCGCGAAACTCGCCGCGCTGGCCGCCGAGCGTCCGCTCGAGGCGCGCGTCGCTGACGTCGATACCTACCCGATCAGACGCGAGAGCATCGAGGTCGCACAGAAGCGGGCAGTGATGGATCGCGTCGAAGCGACCGTCACGGAATCGTACGACGACGTGACGACGCTCGACGGCGTCCGGGTCTCGTTCGACGACGGGTGGTTTCTGATCAGGGCCAGCGGCACGCAGCCGCTCGTCCGGGTGACCGCGGAGGCCCGCGACGCCGAGCAGACCCGGGCGTATCTCTCGAGTGCGACCTCGCTGGTCGGGGATGCCAGAGACGAGACGACAGGCGAAAAGAGCCGCAGGTGA
- a CDS encoding NAD(P)H-binding protein gives METVLVTGATGTVGSRVVERLADRDAAVRAATRDPDRPFRDGVEAVAFDFEKPETWGVAFEGVDSMFLVRPLAIARVGDSILPAIDAGRVLDRSPLSLDEWTARNADAFERATPDPKDTNLHGGE, from the coding sequence ATGGAGACGGTTCTGGTCACGGGAGCGACGGGCACGGTCGGCTCGCGAGTCGTCGAGCGGCTCGCCGATCGCGACGCGGCTGTCAGGGCGGCCACGCGCGATCCTGATAGGCCGTTCCGGGACGGCGTCGAGGCAGTCGCGTTCGACTTCGAGAAACCAGAGACGTGGGGGGTGGCCTTCGAGGGCGTCGATTCGATGTTTCTCGTCAGACCGCTCGCGATCGCCAGAGTCGGCGACTCGATACTGCCGGCGATAGACGCCGGGCGGGTACTCGATCGATCGCCGCTGTCTCTGGACGAATGGACCGCGCGAAACGCGGACGCGTTCGAACGTGCCACGCCTGATCCGAAAGATACCAACCTTCACGGGGGCGAGTAA
- a CDS encoding phosphate-starvation-inducible PsiE family protein: MVDADDPEEIRSDNPVARVTEQFVTYVELVAAAVFAGLFAIGVGDLILQIGEAVLSGSITDPRVVISFIDTGLLLLIIVEVYQTVIAYTRKSDTAEIVRLVIYTGVIAMVRKAIVFRASEYPTTGDALAAAVAYTVLLLGLGVLLVIDRQ, translated from the coding sequence ATGGTAGACGCGGACGACCCCGAGGAAATCCGTTCCGACAACCCCGTCGCCCGCGTCACCGAACAGTTCGTCACGTACGTCGAACTGGTCGCCGCGGCCGTGTTCGCCGGCCTGTTCGCCATCGGGGTCGGCGATCTCATCCTCCAGATCGGCGAGGCCGTCCTGTCGGGATCGATCACCGATCCGCGCGTCGTCATCAGCTTCATCGACACGGGACTGCTGTTGCTCATTATCGTCGAAGTCTACCAGACGGTGATCGCGTACACGAGAAAGAGCGACACGGCCGAAATCGTCCGGCTTGTCATCTACACCGGCGTGATCGCGATGGTCCGGAAAGCGATCGTCTTCCGGGCCAGCGAGTACCCGACGACCGGCGACGCACTCGCCGCCGCGGTCGCCTACACCGTGCTCCTGCTCGGTCTTGGCGTGCTGCTCGTCATCGATCGCCAGTGA
- a CDS encoding VanZ family protein, producing MSVRVPLLPTPIRWAAVLVVAGVIFYGSVLAIPPETALDRARLAIVPLDKWRHFLAYGALAYALAYATADWERRAGRLAAPVVAATVLYGIGIEFGQSLTPDRHFSVLDAYANVFGAALVLPWYLLSRRLEFVPLRQYTSRETE from the coding sequence ATGTCAGTTCGCGTTCCGCTGTTGCCGACACCGATCCGGTGGGCGGCCGTCCTCGTCGTGGCCGGAGTCATCTTTTACGGGTCGGTTCTTGCGATCCCGCCCGAGACGGCGCTCGACCGGGCACGACTCGCGATCGTCCCGCTGGACAAGTGGCGCCACTTCCTGGCGTACGGCGCGCTCGCGTATGCGCTGGCATACGCGACCGCCGACTGGGAGCGACGCGCCGGCCGGCTGGCCGCTCCGGTCGTCGCCGCGACGGTGCTGTACGGCATCGGCATCGAGTTCGGCCAGTCGCTGACGCCGGATCGGCACTTTTCGGTGCTCGACGCCTACGCCAACGTGTTCGGCGCGGCGCTCGTGTTGCCGTGGTATCTGTTGAGTCGTCGGCTCGAGTTCGTTCCGCTCCGGCAATACACGAGCCGCGAGACGGAGTAG
- a CDS encoding transcriptional regulator, which yields MSRSALVENVIAMLEDAGFLVSDRCAIRPKSFDIAGRRGRDTVLVKILGNIDAFDGRTGAEMRRLGEYLEATPLVIGLRTRDEDLKPGVVYFRHGVPVLSPDTAMDLFLEDVPPLIYAAPGGLYVNIDSEILEDARQDREWSLGKLAKELGVSRRTVSKYEDGMDASVDVAAKLEELFDAPLTAPVEVLDGADEVRDDEPTPEDPDVDPEDEPIVTVLTRVGFDVHPTERAPFKTISEDERRRRQMLTGHSEFTETAEKRARIMSSVGKVTRTTPVYVVERATRASVDGTALIEESELEEIEDADELRDLIRERGEEPAD from the coding sequence ATGTCCAGATCCGCACTGGTCGAGAACGTTATTGCGATGTTAGAGGACGCGGGATTCCTCGTCAGCGACCGGTGTGCGATCCGTCCGAAGAGTTTCGACATCGCCGGCCGGCGCGGGCGGGATACCGTACTGGTGAAGATCCTGGGGAACATCGACGCCTTCGACGGCCGGACCGGCGCGGAGATGCGTCGGCTCGGGGAGTACCTCGAGGCGACGCCGCTCGTCATCGGGTTGCGCACCCGCGACGAGGACCTCAAGCCCGGCGTGGTCTACTTCCGTCACGGCGTCCCCGTTCTCTCGCCGGACACCGCGATGGACCTGTTCCTCGAAGACGTGCCGCCGCTGATCTACGCCGCCCCGGGCGGACTGTACGTCAATATCGACAGCGAGATCCTCGAAGACGCCCGTCAGGACCGCGAGTGGAGCCTCGGCAAACTCGCCAAGGAACTCGGGGTCTCGCGGCGGACCGTCTCGAAATACGAGGACGGCATGGACGCCAGCGTCGATGTCGCGGCCAAACTCGAAGAGCTGTTCGACGCGCCGCTGACCGCGCCGGTCGAGGTGCTCGACGGGGCCGACGAGGTCCGCGACGACGAACCGACGCCGGAAGACCCGGACGTCGATCCCGAAGACGAACCGATCGTCACCGTGCTCACGCGCGTCGGGTTCGACGTCCACCCCACCGAGCGCGCGCCGTTCAAGACGATCAGCGAGGACGAACGCCGTCGCCGGCAGATGCTGACCGGCCACTCGGAGTTTACCGAGACCGCCGAGAAGCGCGCCCGGATCATGTCCTCGGTCGGGAAAGTGACCCGGACGACTCCGGTCTACGTCGTCGAGCGCGCGACCCGCGCGTCAGTCGACGGGACGGCCCTGATCGAGGAATCGGAGCTGGAGGAGATCGAGGACGCCGACGAGCTCCGCGATCTCATCCGCGAACGCGGGGAAGAGCCGGCCGACTAG
- a CDS encoding TetR/AcrR family transcriptional regulator, with protein MSAGNPFPEDAEDTRTAIMRATFDALVEYGYAGLTIDRIDEFFPKSKSLLYHHYDGKDDLLVDFLSRMIDDHETEMDREASGDARERLDRWLDAIAAPDLAEQDRGFVGALVELRAQAAHDERYREHFTRSDRFFRGVLADIIADGIEEGVFRGVDPEQVAATIHTIAGGIMTERATSDDPQVAAVRAELDAYVEARLLVD; from the coding sequence ATGTCGGCCGGAAACCCGTTCCCCGAAGACGCCGAGGACACCCGAACTGCGATCATGCGGGCGACGTTCGACGCGCTCGTCGAGTACGGCTACGCCGGGCTGACGATCGACCGAATCGACGAGTTCTTCCCCAAGAGCAAGTCGCTGCTGTATCACCACTACGACGGGAAAGACGATCTGCTCGTGGACTTCCTCTCCCGGATGATCGACGACCACGAGACCGAGATGGACCGCGAGGCGTCCGGCGACGCCCGCGAGCGGCTCGACCGGTGGCTCGACGCGATCGCCGCGCCCGACCTCGCCGAGCAGGACCGGGGCTTCGTCGGCGCGCTGGTCGAACTCCGCGCGCAGGCCGCCCACGACGAGCGCTACCGCGAACACTTCACGAGAAGCGATCGCTTCTTCCGGGGAGTGCTCGCCGATATCATCGCCGACGGCATCGAGGAAGGGGTCTTCCGGGGAGTCGATCCCGAGCAGGTGGCCGCGACGATCCACACGATCGCCGGCGGTATCATGACCGAGCGGGCGACCAGCGACGACCCGCAGGTCGCGGCCGTCCGTGCCGAACTCGACGCCTACGTCGAGGCGCGACTGCTCGTGGATTGA